The Palaemon carinicauda isolate YSFRI2023 unplaced genomic scaffold, ASM3689809v2 scaffold877, whole genome shotgun sequence genome contains the following window.
TCTGTTCTTAATAGACTAGAACATATTGCTAACTTGTGTGAGGCACATCAGGTGGAGTTTTCTTTTGTTTCGGGTGTACAGAACCCAGCAGACTGTGTAACTAGACCTGTTTCTCATAATCAGTTAACCAAGACTAATTTTATCACAGGACCAGATTTTTTGACTGATGCATTAGATAACACTATTAGTAGAGATATTCTTACAGTACTGGTTCCAGACCCAGATTATTCTGAAAGGGTAGAAAAGTTTGCAGGATATGTTGAAATTCAAGGCACTGATCATTCTCAATTAATTCCTCCTGAAAAAGTATCTAGTTTTGGTAAACTGGTTAATATTAATGTTTTAGTGTTAAAGTTTGTGAATTGTCTGAAAACCTCCTTAGTTCGCAAACATCCAGACAAGTATTCTCATTTGTTTCTTTACTCTGCTGATTTTAACTATTACAGGGAGGCATATCATAGAGTAATTCTGTTGGATCAGAGAAGTCAGTTTCCTGAGATTTTTGAGTACTTTAATTCTGCTTCAAAGAAATTAAGTGACATTCCACCTTTGGTTTCTCAGTTAAATGTATATCAAGATAACAAAGGGTTGCTGAGAGTAAAAAGTAAGTGtgacagaattaagaaaattagaaaatacagGGAGTATGGTTTTCCCCTGCTGATGTCAAAGTGTAGCCCATTAGTTCCTTTGTTAATTAGGCACACACATCTTAGCTTACATCATGCAGGGTGTTATTCTGTTATACAAGAAATTAGGAAAACTGTTTGGATTCCccatatattttctttagtaaaGAAGTATATAAGGGCCTGTATTGGATGCAAAAGGTTCAGGGAAAGACCTATTAAATTGAACCAAAGTTCTTATCGTGAGGTTAGAATTGATCCACCAAATGTCCCATtccgtaatatttacattgatcataTGGGACCCTTTTATGTAAAGGTGAACAATTCCAAAGAAAAGTTATGGATCCTTGTCATTAGTTGCATGTGGTCAAGAGCGGTAAATCTAAAGCTGTGTGATAGTCTCTCGGTTGAGGATTTGCTAAGAGCCTTGCAGCTCCACATTTATCAATTTGGAATGCCTGAGTATATTGTCTCTGATTTGGGAACTCAAATGACTGCTGGATCCAATATTATAGAGACTTTTCTTTCTGATTTTGAAACTAAAGATTTTCTGAGAAGGCATAATATGAATGAGATCAAATTTGACCACTATTATAAGGGTAATAGTGAACTTGGGGGATTAGTTGAAATCTGTGTTAAGCTGTCTAAAAGACTGATACAAGGAGCTGTTGGTAAAAACATTTTACCATACAAGGATTTTGAGTTTATTGTATCCAAAACAGTACACCTTATTAATCGCAGGCCTATAGCCTTTAAAGACTCATTGAGGGAATATTCTCTGGAGGAATTGCCTGAAGTCATAACTCCGGAGAAGTTGTTATATGGCCGTGATCTTGTAACATTGAATATCATTCCACAGTTGCAAGGTACTACTTCAGATCCGGATTGGTCAGTTGATCCAGTGGATTTGATAAGGAACTCCTGTGAAAAACTTGTTAGAGTACAATCTAAGCTGATAGACatctataataatgaatttttaaacCATCTTGTATATCAAGCAACAAGTAAAAAGGATAGGTATGAACCTGTACCACATAAGCAGTTAAAGGTAGGAGATCTAGTTCTTGTTAAGGAAAATATGACcaaagccattgattaccccataggaattgttaaagagctgaccaagaatatttacgatgaagttactggggctaaattaatgctaggtaaaagtcgaagatttgtcaagcgtcatgtgacaagcctgattcctttaatgtcaagtgactattgacagcatggctaaaacttaagaaaaatctttcactgtttcacaggaagacatttaatctgtatatattattagttaagtttattttgctttaaatttattttccattgacttttcagatgaaaattcaatccctcccctcggagtgtataaaatatatattgaaatatatattcctaaaatattttgttaaaagtttatggatattttgggtgattgagaaattttctttatgatcggtaattaccttacctggagaaacattccttggaatgggtaattatctccgtagtttactttagaatttctttgtatttgtttctttcaatttgtttattgtaatttaattctggtttgttcaattaatgtttgaggctttatttttcctaatcaccgtaaataaaattgtgctaattaactgacctcagcctttgttgtgcaaaccaaagtaaataggagttaaagataactactaactacctaattttctgaatattccgagccaaacaactctacgaagtaacctcgaagtcactgttggaagggaaaaccagtccaacaccaaccgtcaaggagtgattactctcgttcacctcaccttaccttgggatatttcatcgatttatattctttgtcgtagtgctggacattttctaaagtactctacaacgatgggactcattgtgtttagtgctacgaaaaccgagtgtaacaccatgaagaactaaattaactctacacctcgtctgatgaatgtggaggcgaccagcagcaaaggctatggaattatcatacccatgctctttttcatcctgtgaagtcattataaggtgggtcattgtattgattggcacaatagtagtggcatttcttggtgacttttatcatcctcaagtcaaaaaataaataaagccttgaactcagtaattgaaaatcgctcttgaaactaggtttgtttataggctactctataattaaaattatcaattgtcgaccttaaattgcttgttaattgaaattcggccttttaacgtatattcttaagtgatgccctcatcgcatatatttcatttgttaattaggtcaaaatattgaaatggttggcttttgatttgcaattctgggaattactattaaatttatattagttttggaggtgaattaaactttttgatttacctttatatattgtaaacaattttagtgtagtcaaaaattatattaatattttcatttaaacaattctatacaaattctggttttcaattagAATtcggtggttaaagatttacctatcttttagggctggctcaaggtggagtggaaagcttgggacaggagtacatctgccaatgcttctaggtttgctttaccagaagcaatcgctactccaagtgaactagcatcaactgacaaccaactatatataataaatttgtcaagattatttaaaatctacagatgttagtttctgtattacaaatgaatattttgttataacacggtcgtttgtcctaagtcattttttctgctcaagattattataattattattattattattattattattattattattattattattattattattattattattattattattattattattataattattatcattattattatcattattattattattattattattattattattattttctttattattattataattattattataattatcatttttattatcattattattattattattatcatttttattattattattattattaatattatttttataattattattattattaatattattatcattattattattattattattattattttctttcattattattattattattattttctttattattattataattattactataattatcattattattatcatttttattattattattaatattattattattattaatattattattattattatagttattattattaatattattttctttattattattataattattattataattatcatttttattatcattattattattattattattattataatttttattattactattattattattattattattattattattattattattattattattattattattattatcaataatattatttttattattactattattattattatcattattattattattattattattattattattattattattatttttattattattattattattactaatagcattattattattattattattattattattattattattattattattattattattattattattactattattgttattattatcattcttatcattattatcattataattattattatctttattattattattattattattattattattattattattattaatgtaataataataataattattattataattattaatattattattattattattattattattattattattattttctttattattattatcattatcattatcattatcattatcattatcattatcattatcattatcattattattatcattatcattattaatgttattattattattattattattattattattattattattattattaaaattattattattattattattattattattattattttcaaaattattattattattattatcaaaattattattattattattatttttattattatcattatttttattattatcattatatttattcttattattattattactattattattattattattattattatcattatcattatcattatcattatcattatcattatcattatcattatcattatcattatcattatcattattattattattattattattattattattattattattattattattattattattgttattaatttcaaaattattattattattattattattactattattattattattaataattttaaaattattattattattattgttattattattattattattattattattattattattattaaaatcattattattttcattattattattattatcattattattattataattataattataattataattataattataattataattataattataattataattataattataattataattataattataattataattataattataattataattataattataattataattataattataattataattataattataattattatttttattattattattatcatttttattattattattattattatcatatttattatcatatttattattattattattattattattaatataattattattattattattattattattattattgttgttgttgttgttgttgttgttgttgttgttgttgttgttgttgttgttgttgttgttgttgttgttattaatataataattattattattattattattaatataattattattattattattattgttgttgttgttgttgttgttgttgttgttgttgttgttgttgttgttgttgttgttgttgttgttgttattattattatcattattattattattattattattattattattattattattaccattaaaattattatttttattattattattattattatttattattattattattattcttattattattattattattattattattattattattattaatttattattatcatcatcatcatcattatcatcatcatcattatcatcatcatcatcatcatcatcatcattattattattattattgttttcaaatttattattattattattattattattattattattattattattattaaaatcactattattattattattatagttattattattattattattattattattattattgttgttgttaatatcattattattattattattactatcattattaaaattattataattattattataattattattattattattattattattattattgttaatatcattattattattattattactatcattattaaaaatattattattattataattattattattatcataattattattatcaaaattattattattattattattattattattattattattattattattattattattgttaatatcattattattattattactattaattttaaaattattattattattattattattattatttttattattattatttttattattattatttttattattattattattattattattattattattattattattatcaaaattattattattattattattattattattattattattattattatcaaaattattataattattattattattattattattattattattattattattattattatcattatcattatcatttttattattattattattattattattattattattattattatcatcattattatcattaattttattattattattattattattattattattattattattattattattattatttctatcattattattattattattaatattatttattattattattattattattattattattattattaataaaataataataataattattattattattattattatcattattattattattattattattattattattatcgtcatcgtcatcgtcatcgtcatcgtcatcgtcatcgtcatcgtcatcgtcatcgtcatcgtcatcgtcatcgtcatcgtcatcgtcattattattattattattattattattttctttgttattattattattattattattattattattataattattattattattattactattattatcactattattatcattattattattattatcattattattattaatttttatattattattattattataattataattataattattattataattattatcattatcattatcattatcattatcattctcattctcattctcattctcattctcattctcattctcattctcattctcattctcattctcattctcattctcaATCTCAATCTAAAGATTTAAATCtcaatctaaatctaaatctaaatctaaatctcaatctcaatctaaatctaaatctaaatctaaatctcaatctcaatctcaatctcaatctcaatctcaatctcaatctcaatctcaatctcaatctcaatctcaatctcaatctcaatctcaatctcaatctcaatctcaatctcaatctcaatctaaatctaaatctaaatctaaatctcaatctcaatctcaatctcaatctcaatctcaatctcaatctcaatctcaatcacaatcacaatcacaatcacaatcacaatcacaatcacaatcacaatcacaatcacaatcacaatcacaatcacaatcacaatcacaatcacaatcacaatcacaatgtccaaatctaaatctaaatctaaatctaaatctaaatctaaatctaaatctaaatctaattgttattctaaatctaattgttattctaaatctaattgttattctaaatctaattgttattctaaatctaattgttattctaattgttattctaaatctaattgttattctaattgttattctaaatctaattgttattctaattgttattctaaatctaattgttattctaaatctaattgttattctaaatctaattgttattctaaatctaattgttattctaaatctaattgttattctaaatctaattgttattctaaatctaattgttattctaattgttattctaaatctaattgttattctaaatctaattgttattctaaatctaattgttattctaaatctaattgttattctaattgttattctaaatctaattgttattctaaatcttattgttattcttattgttattcttattgttattcttattgttattgttattgttattcttattgttattgttattgttattgttattgttattcttattgttattgttattgttattcttattgttattgttattgttattcttattgttattgttattgttattgttattgttattcttattgttattgttattcttattgttattgttattgttattcttattgttattgttattgttattcttattgttattgttattgttattgttattgttattcttattgttattcttattgttattcttattcttattcttattgttattcttattcttattcttattcttattgttattcttattcttattcttattcttattgttattcttattgttattgttattgttattgttattgttattcttattgttattgttattgttattgttattcttattgttattgttattgttattgttattgttattgttattgttattgttattcttattgttattgttattgttattgttattcttattgttattgttattgttattgttattgttattcttattgttattgttattgttattcttattgttattcttattgttattgttattgttattcttattgttattgttattgttattcttattgttattcttattgttattcttattgttattcttattcttattgttattcttattcttattgttattcttattcttattgttattcttattcttattgttattcttattgttattcttattcttattgttattcttattcttattgttattcttattgttattgttattcttattgttattgttattgttattcttattgttattcttattgttattcttattgttattcttattcttattgttattcttattcttattgttattcttattcttattgttattcttattcttattgttattcttattgttattcttattcttattgttattcttattcttattgttattcttattgttattcttattcttattgttattgttattgttattgttattcttattgttattgttattgttattcttattgttattcttattgttattgttattcttattgttattctaaatctaattgttattctaaatctaattgttattctaattgttattctaaatctaattgttattctaattgttattctaaatctaattgttattctaaatctaattgttattctaattgttattctaaatctaattgttattgttattgttattgttattgttattgttattgttattgttattcttattgttattgttattgttattgttattgttattcttattcttattgttattcttattgttattgttattcttattgttattgttattcttattgttattcttattgttattctaattgttattctaaatctaattgttattctaattgttattctaaatctaattgttattctaaatctaattgttattctaattgttattctaaatctaattgttattctaattgttattcttattgttattcttattgttattgttattgttattgttattgttattgttattgttattgttattgttattcttattgttattgttattgttattgttattcttattgttattgttattgttattgttattgttattcttattgttattgttattgttattcttattgttattgttattgttattgttattgttattgttattcttattgttattgttattcttattgttattcttattgttattcttattcttattgttattcttattcttattgttattcttattgttattcttattcttattgttattcttattgttattgttattcttattgttattcttattgttattgttattcttattcttattgttattcttattgttattgttattcttattgttattcttattcttattgttattcttattgttattgttattgttattgttattcttattgttattcttattcttattgttattcttattgttattcttattgttattgttattcttattgttattgttattcttattgttattcttattgttattgttattcttattgttattctaaatctaattgttattctaaatctaattgttattctaattgttattctaaatctaattgttattctaaatctaattgttattctaattgttattctaaatctaattgttattctaattgttattctaaatctaattgttattcttattgttattcttattgttattgttattgttattgttattgttattgttattgttattgttattgttattcttattgttattcttattcttattgttattgttattgttattgttattgttattgttattcttattgttattcttattcttattgttattcttattgttattcttattgttattgttattcttattgttattcttattgttattcttattgttattcttattgttattctaaatctaattgttattctaaatctaattgttattctaattgttattctaaatctaattgttattctaattgttattctaaatctaattgttattctaaatctaattgttattctaattgttattctaaatctaattgttattctaattgttattctaaatctaattgttattctaattgttattcttattgttattcttattgttattgttattgttattcttattgttattgttattgttattgttattgttattgttattcttattgttattgttattgttattgttattcttattgttattcttattgttattgttattcttattgttattcttattgttattcttattgttattgttattcttattgttattcttattgttattcttattgttattcttattgttattgttattcttattgttattcttattgttattcttattgttattgttattcttattgttattcttattcttattgttattcttattcttattgttattcttattgttattcttattgttattgttattcttattgttattcttattgttattgttattcttattgttattcttattgttattcttattgttattgttattcttattgttattcttattcttattcttattgttattgttattcttattgttattcttattcttattcttattgttattgttattcttattgttattcttattcttattcttattgttatagttattcttattgttattcttattcttattcttattgttattgttattcttattgttattcttattcttattcttattcttattcttattcttattgttattcttattcttattcttattcttattcttattgttattcttattcttattcttattcttattgttattcttattcttattcttattcttattgttattcttattcttattcttattcttattcttattcttattcttattgttattcttattcttattgttattcttattcttattcttattcttattcttattcttattcttattaaaagtgattgctgcctcagtggcattaatcttataattaactttttctattgttcttattatcttcttctcgtcatttgaacaatccgtcggtaactgggaaagggacatatcaataggaaggtgatgaagaccatatcattcacaatttgtctttaatatcacaacacattgtaaaagtacagataatatgtacaaagtataaaacactatcacaatgttagtgcacacaaggtaatggtcacttttgtacaaaaattataaattacgtggagttaagtttaacacatccttcgactcaaccggtttcgagcagtgagaaggttttctgctcattgtcaagagtgaactgaaatgcaagTGTTGTTTTGatagcttatatacggagtcctgctaagagattccatcttcactggttaagaaccgccctagggtggagaccgttaatcctattgggtggtggcctctacctcgccgggatgtttggtgggattattattattgattttaaaattatttttattattattattattattattattattattattattaaaattattattattattattattattattattattattattattattattttcaaaattattattattattatcatcatcatcatcatcatcatcatcatcatcatcatcattattattatcattattatcattattatcattattattattgtcattattattattattattattattattattattattaatattattaatattactaatattattaatattattattattattattattatttttattattattattattattattattattattattattattattattattattattattattattgatataataataataataattattattattattagtagtagtagtattattatttttattattattatcattattattattattattattattattattattgatataataataataatcattattattgttgttattattattattattattattattattattattattattattatgattatgattattattatgattatgattatgattatgattatgattatgattatgattatgattgattatgattattattattattattattattttt
Protein-coding sequences here:
- the LOC137637592 gene encoding uncharacterized protein; translated protein: MLALFKILILDEAPDSKINRMKSLVYQLMYMDNGAYITDEEADLKWAYSVLPDIFIPYRFNLQQFATNCSSLQENIDEYFDKVTSDPIKLLGLQWHRSTDKISTKAIVLDISANTKRLILKSIASHFDVYNFNAPLLNRAKLFLHELQVQRNLGWDDTLTDSQVREWRCIARQANSAPPVMLDRNVGNREDLYDLVGFADSSKVMFGCVIYLLNLNTNVVSFVMSKSKIVNKQLESKSIPSLELQALSLGTGCLIDLYQDIAGDRCIEAIKINKLRMYSDSLVTVSWVNSYVHKLDKMQKRSVSVLNRLEHIANLCEAHQVEFSFVSGVQNPADCVTRPVSHNQLTKTNFITGPDFLTDALDNTISRDILTVLVPDPDYSERVEKFAGYVEIQGTDHSQLIPPEKVSSFGKLVNINVLVLKFVNCLKTSLVRKHPDKYSHLFLYSADFNYYREAYHRVILLDQRSQFPEIFEYFNSASKKLSDIPPLVSQLNVYQDNKGLLRVKIKKYIRACIGCKRFRERPIKLNQSSYREVRIDPPNVPFRNIYIDHMGPFYVKVNNSKEKLWILVISCMWSRAVNLKLCDSLSVEDLLRALQLHIYQFGMPEYIVSDLGTQMTAGSNIIETFLSDFETKDFLRRHNMNEIKFDHYYKGNSELGGLVEICVKLSKRLIQGAVGKNILPYKDFEFIVSKTVHLINRRPIAFKDSLREYSLEELPEVITPEKLLYGRDLVTLNIIPQLQGTTSDPDWNC